A single Vanessa atalanta chromosome 25, ilVanAtal1.2, whole genome shotgun sequence DNA region contains:
- the LOC125073755 gene encoding endothelin-converting enzyme homolog isoform X3, which produces MPTLHLKPGLTMARYKKTGFMDDDAGSVSSIQLNEGVRSGGTHIRYHMGVSFIGWHQRTKLERVLLVTSAILLVVVLLTISVLLTLRGPSYIPVPPCYQPEHKEESSVCLSSSCIYTASEVIRALDETQDPCEDFYDFACGGWIRNNPIPEGKSSWGIFSKIELQNQLIIRSAIEKINITDPSDAEAKARVYYDACIDTNETIEKLGEKPLVNIIKKLGGWHILPNTLIKQHKWDLQKLLQDVQNTYNLGGLFNWAVTEDDRNSSKHVIVLDQGGLNLPTRDNYLNRTAHKKVLDAYLDYMTRICVLLGANKTEARVQMNKVILFESELANITIPAEDRRDEEGLYNPYTVKQWQKEAPFLNWSMFFNDAFKLVNRSIPDNERIVVYAPEYFKNLTRILRKYSKTEEDQKTLTSYMMWQVSRSLSTYLSKSFRDATKILRKALFGSEGTEESWRYCVTDTNNAIGFAVGAMFVREVFHGEAKTQGEIMIDNIRAAFKKHLKELDWMDAETREAAETKADAITDMIGFPDYILNKEDLDKQYEELEVKPNEYFANNIAFNVFSLKHDLSKLDQPVNKTKWGMTPSTVNAYYTPTKNQIVFPAGILQLPFYDGDNPKSVNYGAMGVVMGHELTHAFDDQGREYDRFGNLNRWWNNATIGKFKHRTECIQEQYSKYKMEGQNLNGKQTLGENIADNGGLKASFHAYLEYSKNAKVNLTLPGLKYNHRQLFFISFAQVWCSAMTKESTKMQIEKDDHTIAKYRVIGPISNLPDFSQEFNCPVGTKMNPKYKCEVW; this is translated from the exons GGCGTTTCGTTTATAGGATGGCATCAGAGAACCAAGCTAGAAAGAGTGCTTCTCGTAACGAGTGCTATCCTTCTCGTAGTTGTACTATTGACTATATCCGTTCTGCTGACTCTACGTGGTCCGTCGTATATTCCAGTACCGCCGTGCTACCAACCTGAGCATAAAG AAGAGAGCAGTGTCTGTTTGTCTAGTTCTTGTATCTACACAGCGAGTGAAGTTATCAGAGCTCTTGACGAAACTCAGGATCCCTGTGAAGACTTCTACGACTTCGCATGCGGAGGTTGGATCAGAAACAATCCGATACCCGAGGGTAAATCCAGCTGGGGAATCTTCAGTAAAATCGAACTTCAGAATCAACTTATCATCAGATCGGCAATAG AAAAAATCAACATAACTGATCCGTCAGACGCAGAAGCCAAGGCACGTGTTTATTATGACGCGTGTATAGATACGAACGAAACAATAGAGAAATTAGGAGAGAAGCCGCTagtgaatattataaagaagttaGGTGGTTGGCACATACTACCGAACACATTGATCAAACAGCACAAATGGGACTTACAGAAGTTGCTTCAAGATGTGCAGAACAC ATACAACTTAGGTGGACTTTTTAATTGGGCTGTTACAGAGGATGACAGGAATTCATCTAAACACGTCATCGTT CTCGATCAAGGTGGATTAAATCTGCCCACCCGCGACAATTATCTCAACAGGACTGCACATAAGAAAGTTCTTGATGCATACTTAGACTATATGACCAGAATTTGTGTTTTACTGGGAGCTAATAAAACTGAAGCGCGTGTGCAGATGAACAAAGTAATTCTATTCGAATCCGAATTAGCTAATATAACTATCCCGGCAGAGGATAGAAGGGACGAAGAAGGATTATATAATCCGTATACCGTGAAACAGTGGCAGAAAGAAGCACCATTCCTGAATTGGTCTATGTTCTTTAACGATGCCTTCAAACTTGTCAATAGAAGT ATACCTGACAATGAAAGAATAGTTGTATACGCtccagaatattttaaaaatctaacaaGAATTTTGAGAAAATACAGTAAAACGGAGGAAGACCAAAA AACACTCACTAGTTACATGATGTGGCAGGTGTCCAGATCTCTCTCCACCTATTTGTCCAAGTCCTTCCGAGATGCCACTAAAATTCTAAGGAAGGCCCTCTTTGGTTCTGAAGGCACGGAGGAATCTTGGCGTTATTGTGTTACTGATACCAATAATGCTATTG gtttcGCTGTGGGCGCAATGTTTGTCCGCGAAGTATTTCATGGTGAAGCAAAGACGCAAGGTGAAATAATGATAGATAATATACGAGCAGCTtttaaaaaacatcttaaaGAACTGGATTGGATGGACGCTGAAACTAGAGAGGCAGCTGAAACGAAGGCTGATGCTATCACTGACATGATAG gGTTTCCCGACTACATATTAAACAAAGAAGATTTAGACAAGCAGTACGAAGAGTTGGAAGTCAAGCCTAACGAATACTTCGCCAATAATATCGCTTTCAACGTTTTTAGTCTTAAACACGACCTCAGTAAATTGGATCAGCCTGTTAATAAAACGAAATggg GAATGACCCCATCCACCGTCAACGCATATTACACACCAACGAAGAATCAAATAGTATTTCCAGCTGGTATCCTTCAGTTACCGTTCTATGACGGCGATAACCCGAAAAGTGTCAATTATGGCGCCATGGGAGTCGTTATGGGACACGAATTGACACACGCTTTCGACGATCAAGGGCGAGAGTATGATag GTTTGGTAATCTTAACCGTTGGTGGAACAACGCAACTATTGGCAAATTTAAGCATCGAACTGAATGTATTCAAGAACAATACTCTAAATACAAGATGGAGGGACAGAATTTAAATGGCAAACAAACACTCG GTGAAAATATAGCAGACAACGGCGGTCTCAAAGCGTCATTCCACGCCTATCTTGAATACAGCAAGAACGCTAAAGTCAATCTTACATTACCTGGACTGAAATACAATCATCGTCAATTGTTCTTTATATCTTTCGCACag gtGTGGTGCTCAGCTATGACCAAAGAATCTACGAAGATGCAAATCGAAAAAGACGATCACACCATCGCCAAGTATAGAGTAATTGGACCGATATCGAACCTTCCAGACTTTTCGCAGGAGTTCAACTGTCCCGTAGGTACAAAAATGAATCCTAAATACAAATGTGAAGTATGGTAA
- the LOC125073755 gene encoding endothelin-converting enzyme homolog isoform X4 yields the protein MTITGVSFIGWHQRTKLERVLLVTSAILLVVVLLTISVLLTLRGPSYIPVPPCYQPEHKEESSVCLSSSCIYTASEVIRALDETQDPCEDFYDFACGGWIRNNPIPEGKSSWGIFSKIELQNQLIIRSAIEKINITDPSDAEAKARVYYDACIDTNETIEKLGEKPLVNIIKKLGGWHILPNTLIKQHKWDLQKLLQDVQNTYNLGGLFNWAVTEDDRNSSKHVIVLDQGGLNLPTRDNYLNRTAHKKVLDAYLDYMTRICVLLGANKTEARVQMNKVILFESELANITIPAEDRRDEEGLYNPYTVKQWQKEAPFLNWSMFFNDAFKLVNRSIPDNERIVVYAPEYFKNLTRILRKYSKTEEDQKTLTSYMMWQVSRSLSTYLSKSFRDATKILRKALFGSEGTEESWRYCVTDTNNAIGFAVGAMFVREVFHGEAKTQGEIMIDNIRAAFKKHLKELDWMDAETREAAETKADAITDMIGFPDYILNKEDLDKQYEELEVKPNEYFANNIAFNVFSLKHDLSKLDQPVNKTKWGMTPSTVNAYYTPTKNQIVFPAGILQLPFYDGDNPKSVNYGAMGVVMGHELTHAFDDQGREYDRFGNLNRWWNNATIGKFKHRTECIQEQYSKYKMEGQNLNGKQTLGENIADNGGLKASFHAYLEYSKNAKVNLTLPGLKYNHRQLFFISFAQVWCSAMTKESTKMQIEKDDHTIAKYRVIGPISNLPDFSQEFNCPVGTKMNPKYKCEVW from the exons GGCGTTTCGTTTATAGGATGGCATCAGAGAACCAAGCTAGAAAGAGTGCTTCTCGTAACGAGTGCTATCCTTCTCGTAGTTGTACTATTGACTATATCCGTTCTGCTGACTCTACGTGGTCCGTCGTATATTCCAGTACCGCCGTGCTACCAACCTGAGCATAAAG AAGAGAGCAGTGTCTGTTTGTCTAGTTCTTGTATCTACACAGCGAGTGAAGTTATCAGAGCTCTTGACGAAACTCAGGATCCCTGTGAAGACTTCTACGACTTCGCATGCGGAGGTTGGATCAGAAACAATCCGATACCCGAGGGTAAATCCAGCTGGGGAATCTTCAGTAAAATCGAACTTCAGAATCAACTTATCATCAGATCGGCAATAG AAAAAATCAACATAACTGATCCGTCAGACGCAGAAGCCAAGGCACGTGTTTATTATGACGCGTGTATAGATACGAACGAAACAATAGAGAAATTAGGAGAGAAGCCGCTagtgaatattataaagaagttaGGTGGTTGGCACATACTACCGAACACATTGATCAAACAGCACAAATGGGACTTACAGAAGTTGCTTCAAGATGTGCAGAACAC ATACAACTTAGGTGGACTTTTTAATTGGGCTGTTACAGAGGATGACAGGAATTCATCTAAACACGTCATCGTT CTCGATCAAGGTGGATTAAATCTGCCCACCCGCGACAATTATCTCAACAGGACTGCACATAAGAAAGTTCTTGATGCATACTTAGACTATATGACCAGAATTTGTGTTTTACTGGGAGCTAATAAAACTGAAGCGCGTGTGCAGATGAACAAAGTAATTCTATTCGAATCCGAATTAGCTAATATAACTATCCCGGCAGAGGATAGAAGGGACGAAGAAGGATTATATAATCCGTATACCGTGAAACAGTGGCAGAAAGAAGCACCATTCCTGAATTGGTCTATGTTCTTTAACGATGCCTTCAAACTTGTCAATAGAAGT ATACCTGACAATGAAAGAATAGTTGTATACGCtccagaatattttaaaaatctaacaaGAATTTTGAGAAAATACAGTAAAACGGAGGAAGACCAAAA AACACTCACTAGTTACATGATGTGGCAGGTGTCCAGATCTCTCTCCACCTATTTGTCCAAGTCCTTCCGAGATGCCACTAAAATTCTAAGGAAGGCCCTCTTTGGTTCTGAAGGCACGGAGGAATCTTGGCGTTATTGTGTTACTGATACCAATAATGCTATTG gtttcGCTGTGGGCGCAATGTTTGTCCGCGAAGTATTTCATGGTGAAGCAAAGACGCAAGGTGAAATAATGATAGATAATATACGAGCAGCTtttaaaaaacatcttaaaGAACTGGATTGGATGGACGCTGAAACTAGAGAGGCAGCTGAAACGAAGGCTGATGCTATCACTGACATGATAG gGTTTCCCGACTACATATTAAACAAAGAAGATTTAGACAAGCAGTACGAAGAGTTGGAAGTCAAGCCTAACGAATACTTCGCCAATAATATCGCTTTCAACGTTTTTAGTCTTAAACACGACCTCAGTAAATTGGATCAGCCTGTTAATAAAACGAAATggg GAATGACCCCATCCACCGTCAACGCATATTACACACCAACGAAGAATCAAATAGTATTTCCAGCTGGTATCCTTCAGTTACCGTTCTATGACGGCGATAACCCGAAAAGTGTCAATTATGGCGCCATGGGAGTCGTTATGGGACACGAATTGACACACGCTTTCGACGATCAAGGGCGAGAGTATGATag GTTTGGTAATCTTAACCGTTGGTGGAACAACGCAACTATTGGCAAATTTAAGCATCGAACTGAATGTATTCAAGAACAATACTCTAAATACAAGATGGAGGGACAGAATTTAAATGGCAAACAAACACTCG GTGAAAATATAGCAGACAACGGCGGTCTCAAAGCGTCATTCCACGCCTATCTTGAATACAGCAAGAACGCTAAAGTCAATCTTACATTACCTGGACTGAAATACAATCATCGTCAATTGTTCTTTATATCTTTCGCACag gtGTGGTGCTCAGCTATGACCAAAGAATCTACGAAGATGCAAATCGAAAAAGACGATCACACCATCGCCAAGTATAGAGTAATTGGACCGATATCGAACCTTCCAGACTTTTCGCAGGAGTTCAACTGTCCCGTAGGTACAAAAATGAATCCTAAATACAAATGTGAAGTATGGTAA